The sequence below is a genomic window from Patescibacteria group bacterium.
AAGAAAGACCTATTTTATGACCAAGGATCGGTTGTGTATGATAGTATTATTGATAGAGACTTATACATGAGTTACATATATGTTAAAAAATAAACCAACAGATGCCATAACGCTAGGGGATCTTAGCAAGCGCTTCGATGACGAGGCCGGTATATATGATGCCTTGAAGGGTATCGACTTAACTGTACATAAAGGTGAGTTTGTGGCAATCATGGGCCCATCAGGATCGGGTAAATCGACCCTAATGAATATAATAGGCTTATTGGATCGGCCGACTCAGGGGACCTATTTGCTTGATGGCGTAGACACTAACTCCCTCAGCAATCAGGATCTTGCCAAGCTGCGCAGAGATAAGATCGGTTTCGTATTTCAAAACTTTAATTTATTGCCCAGACTAAATATCAGGCAAAATGTAGAAATGCCGTTGATTTATAAGCGGGTAGCGGCTAAAGAGC
It includes:
- a CDS encoding ABC transporter ATP-binding protein produces the protein MLKNKPTDAITLGDLSKRFDDEAGIYDALKGIDLTVHKGEFVAIMGPSGSGKSTLMNIIGLLDRPTQGTYLLDGVDTNSLSNQDLAKLRRDKIGFVFQNFNLLPRLNIRQNVEMPLIYKRVAAKEREDKVIKALSSVGLLDKINNRPNRMSGGQIQRAAIARALINDPSIILADEPTGNLDTKTGKEIMNIIKSLNNKGATIILVTHNPEVSHFADRTIVVRDGLIKAGGAVE